The following proteins come from a genomic window of Amphiura filiformis chromosome 16, Afil_fr2py, whole genome shotgun sequence:
- the LOC140135704 gene encoding uncharacterized protein — protein MTEIRVPFPHSWTDSLLEQKMKHKDSLSELSSKPASFQCDQNANMSDSSQVPRELNTKSILFDELTKSAQITKGPGFVSKNLDPMTKEDDTNRDDKNKLDKMLMSNIQDADGFLHCPFCNQKFEKLKEVTQHYFMTHMGDKSYWNQHLQLGLDVAKDYQLKPLRDKCVESSTQLDLKQLTDYVVDVEGKSTSLLDLAMNIDQLDGDILVPDALSDLESCAKDGDGTEHITPVSMATTFALKSSFVNGHLEPGNVPTVSTSHALNPNTASANTEDDQRQIPSSVDDIKLEISSTDQALHISPTSTCSDGNLPIITKVESLATNQYKHDAKIQPPPANGDGLKQTNDKKSILNVANSNQIAKSSNQTGASYTGPCPVNRVPHGHLHPRERRSGSWTTSALVTKVYLSNAKRNTTHWCPLANMDYKYEPSPTELVVLEEMKSRNSSFCPYCLDKLGSISEAVEHVALHTKKAPYVCKCQSNCSFRTCYFDILQRHIIMHHSKTCSPAVHANLEAIPNFSVDYSQRVFLPEQLPIFSQTQNTPVMSGTTCRESQPNQTSSNTSRESHSWPNQQLISTPATNRTTSCEIQPNQQLTRTPETSTRTISRESLPNQQLIKTPETDSTTSHESLLNQQLIRTPETDYTTSRKSLPNQQLIRTYHITSCESQPNQPLIRPMLVPLYAFPGPYNPYQNMVQPPQQLFPPMGHITSQPNHPSPIACSTALHSSNGGDQTSPTINKPDQPTPPSMPHTFRHFRLNSGNHSPKRKKRTMHSNNVTCGDQTSPTINKSDQPAPSSMPHIFRHVRLNSGNHSPKRKKRTNKDNHKNHGNHDNQSATTLGQVLSSTLAPVSTDMTSHNDKIQVSSQETTSLLNSKLTSIYTSGCQPVRNQSGCQPVRNQPISTNHFHGNRHATCDIMNGNPLVASLLESSTHQLYKDANKSKDDVEDAELSNHVVNQDADDKQQQSSHDNHTSAPREISGTSSNRMSSTPPSLTLAPHCGHERPYLPTKSPINTNLGSPDEPTPDSVCSDPNSFQSRPDTVCSDRSAFESGPGAVCSDCSAFQSKPGTVCSDRSAFESRPDSLCSDRNAFASLAQMISEVTDPVPDEKAITTNKLTMVDADGQVSNVELVSAKYEERFVERLHHGKRKRRTDKTGCEKRKRLVSSRVSLVDDDGGVTSVELISSDCDSSDLKKKRKFVKLLGKMHKHWRKQFNTSSAVRTGVSIMNDDGHVSDKTCMNRENEGTHEIMNPSLKVGSDDQKYPMLINNNTMEVPNSAVFKEVMPVITHVVSLNST, from the exons ATGACAGAAATAAGGGTCCCTTTCCCTCATTCCTGGACGGACTCTCTACTTGAGCAGAAAATGAAGCATAAAGATTCACTGTCTGAACTATCATCAAAACCAGCATCTTTCCAGTGTGATCAAAATGCCAATATGTCCGACTCATCACAAGTGCCAAGAGAACTGAATACCAAATCCATCCTTTTTGATGAGCTTACAAAGTCAGCTCAAATTACCAAAGGTCCTGGGTTTGTGAGTAAAAATCTGGATCCAATGACAAAAGAAGATGACACAAATCGAGATGATAAGAATAAACTTGATAAGATGCTGATGTCAAACATCCAAGATGCAGATGGGTTTCTTCATTGTCCTTTCTGTAATCAGAAGTTTGAGAAGCTAAAAGAAGTCACTCAACATTACTTTATGACACATATGGGTGATAAATCTTACTGGAATCAGCATCTACAACTTGGTCTTGATGTGGCAAAAGATTATCAACTGAAACCATTAAGAGATAAATGTGTGGAGTCATCAACTCAGTTAGATCTTAAACAATTGACAGATTATGTTGTCGACGTTGAAGGGAAATCCACATCCCTTCTTGATTTGGCAATGAATATTGATCAACTTGATGGTGATATTCTTGTACCGGATGCACTTTCTGATCTTGAATCATGTGCGAAAGATGGGGATGGAACAGAACACATTACacccgtttccatggcaacaactTTTGCACTAAAAAGCAGCTTTGTAAACGGTCATCTTGAACCAGGTAATGTTCCAACAGTATCTACTAGCCACGCCCTCAATCCGAATACTGCATCTGCAAATACTGAAGATGATCAGAGACAAATTCCATCCTCTGTAGATGATATAAAACTTGAAATTTCTTCAACAGACCAGGCATTACATATTTCCCCAACCTCAACATGCTCTGATGGAAATCTACCAATAATTACAAAAGTTGAAAGTTTGGCAACTAATCAATATAAACATGATGCTAAAATACAACCTCCTCCAGCAAATGGTGATGGTCTGAAGCAAACTAACGATAAGAAAAGCATTCTGAATGTTGCTAATAGCAATCAGATTGCAAAATCTTCCAATCAGACAGGTGCATCTTATACAGGACCATGTCCAGTCAACAGGGTACCACACGGTCACCTACATCCAAGGGAAAGACGCTCTGGCAGCTGGACAACATCTGCACTTGTCACAAAAGTATATCTCTCTAATGCGAAAAGAAATACTACCCACTGGTGCCCACTGGCAAACATGGATTACAAGTATGAACCATCTCCGACGGAATTAGTCGTGTTGGAAGAGATGAAATCTCGCAATTCTTCCTTCTGTCCATATTGTTTAGACAAGTTGGGTTCAATCAGCGAGGCAGTGGAGCATGTGGCTCTCCATACTAAGAAAGCGCCATATGTTTGTAAATGCCAGTCCAATTGCAGCTTCAGAACCTGTTATTTTGATATCCTGCAACGTCACATTATAATGCATCATAGCAAAACATGCTCTCCTGCTGTGCATGCAAACTTGGAGGCAATACCAAACTTTTCTGTTGACTATTCTCAAAGAGTCTTTCTACCTGAGCAGTTACCCATATTTTCCCAAACACAAAATACACCAGTGATGAGCGGTACCACCTGTCGTGAATCACAGCCAAATCAGACAAGTAGTAATACCAGCCGTGAATCACATTCATGGCCAAATCAGCAGCTGATTAGTACCCCAGCAACAAACCGTACTACGAGTTGCGAGATACAGCCAAATCAACAGTTGACCAGAACACCAGAAACAAGCACTAGAACGATCAGCCGTGAATCACTGCCAAACCAGCAGCTGATAAAGACACCAGAGACAGACAGTACTACCAGCCATGAATCACTGCTAAATCAGCAGCTGATCAGGACACCAGAGACGGATTATACTACCAGCCGTAAATCATTGCCAAATCAGCAGCTGATCAGGACATACCATATTACCAGTTGCGAGTCACAGCCAAATCAGCCATTAATCAGACCTATGCTTGTTCCTCTCTATGCCTTTCCAGGGCCATATAATCCATATCAAAATATGGTTCAGCCACCCCAGCAACTATTTCCACCAATGGGACACATTACTAGTCAGCCAAATCATCCAAGTCCAATTGCTTGCAGCACAGCACTGCATTCCAGCAATGGTGGAGACCAAACAAGTCCTACTATTAACAAGCCTGATCAACCCACACCCCCTTCTATGCCACATACCTTCCGCCATTTCAGACTCAACAGTGGAAACCACAGTCCTAAAAGAAAGAAGAGGACTATGCATTCCAACAATGTTACATGTGGAGACCAAACAAGTCCTACTATTAACAAATCAGATCAACCTGCACCCTCTTCTATGCCCCATATCTTCCGCCATGTCAGACTCAACAGTGGAAACCACAGTCCTAAAAGAAAGAAGAGGACTAACAAAGATAACCATAAAAATCACGGTAACCATGACAACCAAAGTGCAACAACTTTAGGTCAAGTATTAAGTTCTACCTTAGCTCCAGTCAGTACTGACATGACCAGTCATAATGACAAAATCCAAGTCTCAAGCCAGGAGACGACAAGTCTTCTAAACTCAAAGCTGACATCTATATATACATCAGGATGTCAACCTGTTAGAAACCAATCAGGATGTCAACCTGTTAGAAACCAACCAATAAGTACAAATCATTTCCATGGCAACCGACATGCAACTTGTGACATTATGAATGGAAACCCTTTGGTTGCTAGTCTGCTGGAATCATCAACTCATCAACTTT ATAAGGATGCTAACAAATCCAAAGATGATGTAGAAGATGCAGAACTCAGCAACCATGTTGTCAATCAG GATGCTGATgataaacaacaacaaagcaGCCATGACAACCACACATCTGCTCCAAGAGAGATTTCTGGTACATCATCCAACAGAATGTCTTCAACTCCACCAAGTCTGACTTTGGCACCACATTGTGGCCATGAGAGACCCTATCTCCCAACAAAATCCCCTATCAACACCAATCTTGGTTCTCCAGATGAACCTACACCTGACTCAGTTTGCTCAGACCCCAACAGCTTCCAATCTAGACCTGACACAGTTTGTTCGGACCGCAGTGCCTTTGAATCTGGACCTGGCGCAGTTTGCTCAGACTGCAGTGCCTTTCAATCTAAACCTGGCACAGTTTGCTCGGACCGCAGTGCCTTTGAATCTAGACCTGACTCACTTTGCTCGGACCGCAATGCTTTTGCATCACTCGCTCAGATGATATCAGAGGTCACTGACCCAGTGCCAGATGAAAAGGCTATTACAACAAACAAGCTTACAATGGTGGACGCTGATGGACAGGTATCTAATGTTGAGCTTGTTAGCGCCAAATATGAGGAGAGATTCGTAGAAAGATTgcatcatgggaagagaaaacgAAGAACGGATAAAACTGGTTGTGAAAAGAGAAAACGATTAGTCTCTAGTCGGGTTTCGTTAGTAGACGATGACGGTGGAGTCACAAGTGTGGAACTTATCAGTTCAGATTGTGATTCATCTGATTTGAAGAAGAAAAGGAAATTTGTTAAACTGTTGGGCAAAATGCATAAACATTGGAGAAAACAATTCAACACTAGTTCTGCTGTTCGTACAGGGGTATCGATTATGAATGATGATGGTCATGTGTCGGATAAGACATGTATGAATCGGGAGAATGAGGGAACTCATGAAATTATGAATCCATCTCTAAAAGTAGGGAGTGATGATCAGAAGTATCCAATGTTAATTAACAATAATACCATGGAGGTTCCGAATTCAGCAGTCTTCAAAGAGGTGATGCCAGTGATAACACATGTTGTGTCATTGAACTCAACATGA